One Arthrobacter sp. StoSoilB20 DNA segment encodes these proteins:
- a CDS encoding STAS/SEC14 domain-containing protein has translation MDHPATPQDHQNVSFDLELEEPGILRLTWPRGARIQESDAQRAMDRVNELCGEDRHPMIVDMATTDDVTRGARSVFAKPCQANRIALWGSSPVDRVIANFFLGIMKPPCPTKFFTSETEALEWLVEA, from the coding sequence GTGGACCACCCAGCAACACCGCAGGATCACCAGAACGTATCGTTCGACCTTGAGCTTGAGGAACCGGGCATCCTTCGCCTGACGTGGCCCCGCGGAGCCCGGATCCAGGAATCCGATGCCCAGCGGGCCATGGACCGGGTGAACGAGCTCTGCGGGGAAGACCGCCATCCGATGATCGTGGACATGGCCACCACCGATGATGTGACCCGCGGTGCCCGCTCGGTCTTTGCCAAACCATGCCAGGCAAACCGGATCGCGCTCTGGGGCTCTTCGCCGGTGGACAGGGTCATTGCCAACTTTTTCCTCGGGATCATGAAGCCCCCGTGCCCCACCAAGTTCTTCACCTCTGAAACAGAGGCGTTGGAGTGGCTGGTGGAGGCCTAG